A window of Cryptomeria japonica chromosome 3, Sugi_1.0, whole genome shotgun sequence contains these coding sequences:
- the LOC131076445 gene encoding LOB domain-containing protein 1-like codes for MNNFGAYEWECIERGEMEAAARNMNCNGIGKPWASPCAACKILRRRCGEKCILAPYFPPNNPHKFSTAHHVFGASNIIKMLKGIPTDRRADAISSMVYEANARVRDPIYGCAGTVCQLQYQISQLQSQLAAAQGELMALHTHHANILSSVSLCYTSKEDAEPTESDPQYNENNEYNIDELFSD; via the exons ACTTTGGAGCTTACGAGTGGGAATGCATCGAGCGTGGTGAGATGGAAGCGGCGGCCAGAAAT ATGAATTGCAACGGAATTGGGAAGCCATGGGCAAGTCCATGTGCCGCTTGTAAGATTCTGAGAAGAAGGTGTGGTGAGAAATGCATACTTGCTCCCTACTTTCCACCCAACAATCCACACAAGTTTTCTACCGCACACCATGTTTTCGGAGCAAGTAACATAATCAAGATGCTTAAG GGTATTCCAACCGACCGAAGAGCTGATGCAATAAGTAGCATGGTGTATGAAGCGAATGCACGGGTGAGAGATCCTATTTATGGATGCGCAGGGACTGTATGTCAGCTGCAGTACCAAATTTCACAGCTACAATCTCAATTAGCAGCAGCACAGGGAGAGCTGATGGCCCTCCATACCCACCATGCTAATATTCTATCCTCAGTTTCACTGTGTTACACATCGAAAGAAGATGCAGAACCCACTGAAAGTGACCCACAATATAACGAAAACAATGAATACAACATCGATGAATTATTCTCAGATTAA